Proteins from a single region of Budorcas taxicolor isolate Tak-1 chromosome 7, Takin1.1, whole genome shotgun sequence:
- the LOC128050613 gene encoding ultra-long-chain fatty acid omega-hydroxylase produces the protein MLGSTAWLHRMLPITEQLLHLLGLEKTAFRLYAVSGLLLTLLFFLFRLLLQFLRLCWGFYITCRRLRCFPQPPRRNWLLGHLGMYLPNERGLQDEKKVLDNMHHVVLVWLGPVLPLVVLVHPDYIKPLVGASAAVAPKDDLFYGFLKPWLGDGLLLSRGDKWSRHRRLLTPAFHFDILKPYMKIFNQCADTMHAKWRCLAGGSEVSLDMCEHVSLMTLDCLQKCVFSYNSNCQEKMSDYISAIIELSALVVRRQYRLHHYLDFIYYRTADGRRFRQACNTVHGFTTEVIQERRRALRQQGAEAWFKAKQGKTLDFIDVLLLAKDEDGKELSDEDIRAEADTFMFEGHDTTSSGLSWVLFNLAKYPEYQEKCREEIQEVMKGRELEELEWDDLTQLPFTTMCIKESLRQFPPVTLVSRRCTEDIKLPDGRIIPKGIICLVSIYGTHYNPEVWPDSKVYNPYRFDPDNPQQRSPLAYVPFSAGPRNCIGQSFAMAEMRVAVALTLLRFRLSVDRTRKVRRKPELILRTENGIWLKVEPLPPRA, from the exons ATGCTTGGCTCCACAGCTTGGCTCCACAG GATGCTGCCCATCACAGAGCAACTGCTGCACCtcctggggttggagaagacGGCGTTCCGTTTGTATGCTGTGTCCGGGCTCCTTCTCACCctgctcttcttcctcttccgTCTGCTGCTGCAGTTCCTGAGGCTCTGCTGGGGTTTCTATATCACCTGCCGCCGACTACGCTGCTTCCCCCAGCCACCCCGGCGCAACTGGCTGCTGGGCCACCTGGGCATG TATCTCCCAAATGAGAGAGGCCTCCAAGATGAGAAGAAGGTGCTGGACAACATGCACCACGTGGTCCTCGTGTGGCTAGGGCCTGTCCTGCCACTCGTGGTTCTGGTGCACCCTGACTACATCAAGCCCCTGGTGGGCGCCTCAG CTGCCGTTGCCCCTAAGGATGACCTTTTCTATGGCTTCCTGAAACCTTGGCTGG GAGACGGGCTGCTGCTCAGCAGAGGTGACAAGTGGAGCCGGCACCGCCGCCTGCTGACGCCTGCCTTCCACTTCGACATCCTGAAGCCCTACATGAAGATCTTCAACCAGTGCGCTGACACCATGCAT GCTAAATGGCGGTGCCTGGCAGGGGGCTCAGAGGTCTCCCTTGACATGTGTGAGCATGTCAGCCTCATGACCCTGGACTGTCTTCAGAAATGTGTCTTCAGCTACAACAGCAACTGCCAGGA GAAGATGAGCGATTACATCTCGGCCATCATTGAACTGAGTGCCCTGGTGGTCCGGCGCCAGTATCGCCTGCATCACTACCTCGATTTCATCTACTACCGCACGGCTGATGGACGGCGCTTCCGGCAGGCCTGCAACACCGTGCATGGTTTCACCACAGAGGTCATCCAGGAGCGGCGGCGGGCGCTACGCCAACAGGGGGCTGAGGCCTGGTTTAAGGCCAAGCAGGGCAAGACCTTGGACTTCATTGATGTGCTGCTCCTGGCCAAG GATGAAGATGGAAAGGAACTCTCAGACGAGGACATCCGAGCTGAGGCAGACACCTTCATGTTTGAGG GTCATGACACAACATCTAGCGGGCTGTCATGGGTACTGTTCAACTTGGCCAAGTATCCAGAGTACCAGGAGAAGTGCCGAGAAGAGATCCAGGAAGTCATGAAAGGCCGGGAGCTGGAGGAACTGGAGTG GGACGACCTGACCCAACTGCCCTTCACCACTATGTGCATCAAAGAGAGCCTCCGCCAGTTCCCACCTGTGACCCTGGTCTCCCGCCGCTGCACGGAGGACATCAAGCTCCCAGACGGACGCATCATCCCCAAAG GAATCATCTGCCTGGTTAGCATCTATGGGACCCACTATAACCCTGAAGTGTGGCCTGACTCCAAG GTGTACAACCCCTATCGCTTTGATCCAGACAACCCACAGCAGCGCTCCCCATTGGCTTACGTGCCCTTTTCTGCAGGACCAAG GAACTGCATCGGACAGAGCTTCGCCATGGCTGAGATGCGCGTGGCTGTGGCGCTGACGCTACTGCGCTTCCGCCTGAGCGTGGACCGAACGCGCAAGGTGCGGAGGAAGCCCGAGCTCATTCTGCGCACGGAGAATGGCATCTGGCTCAAGGTGGAGCCGCTGCCTCCGCGGGCCTGA